The Zestosphaera sp. genome includes a window with the following:
- a CDS encoding V-type ATP synthase subunit A yields the protein MLIKGKILRVSGPLIVAEGMEGSMVYEVVLVGEERLIGEVIGLQGDRAFIQVYEDTSGLRVGEPVEGTGGLLSSELGPGLIGKVYDGLQRPLSVIGELYGAFVSRGVKLPALPRDVKWFFRKSDIKVGDKVEGGTILGYVQETPILQHKIMVPPGLSGVLKELAPDGDYTVEETIAVIDVGGGRKEEVKLMSKWPIRKPRPYKARLEPVEPLITGTRVLDLMFPVAKGGKAAVPGGFGSGKTVLMHTLTKWSRTQVNIFVGCGERGNEMADALHSFRKLSDPASGRPLSEKAVFIANTSNMPVAARETSVFLGVTIGEYFRDMGYDVLMVADSTSRWAEAMREISARLEEMPGDEGFPAYLGSRLAEFYERSGRVVTLGNPSRVGSLTILGAVSPPGADFSEPVTTNTLRYIGALLALDVSLANRRHFPAINWLLSYSQYVETVARWWERDFKNWLKLRYEALKILQRESELMELVRLVGPEALPDPDKLLLDVAKMIREDFLQQSAYHPIDAYSSPEKTVLMLDVIIKFYEEASKALSEGVPLSKIREAPVISRIARMKEVRNEEFRKVYEDLIKNINDYFGKLRVGGSSGS from the coding sequence GTGTTGATTAAAGGCAAGATACTGAGAGTCTCAGGCCCCTTGATAGTGGCTGAGGGTATGGAGGGCTCAATGGTTTATGAGGTAGTCTTAGTAGGTGAAGAGAGACTCATAGGTGAGGTAATTGGGTTGCAAGGCGATAGAGCCTTCATACAAGTCTACGAGGATACCTCGGGGTTGCGTGTTGGCGAGCCCGTAGAAGGTACTGGAGGGCTACTCTCATCAGAACTAGGTCCTGGACTTATAGGGAAAGTATATGACGGGCTTCAGAGACCCTTATCAGTTATTGGCGAGCTTTACGGCGCTTTCGTGAGCAGGGGAGTTAAATTACCTGCTTTACCTAGAGACGTTAAGTGGTTTTTCAGGAAATCAGACATTAAAGTGGGTGACAAGGTAGAGGGGGGTACTATATTAGGGTATGTTCAAGAGACTCCAATACTACAACACAAAATTATGGTTCCTCCAGGACTTTCAGGTGTGTTGAAGGAGTTAGCTCCAGACGGTGACTACACAGTCGAAGAAACTATAGCTGTTATTGACGTTGGTGGGGGGAGAAAAGAGGAAGTAAAGTTGATGAGTAAGTGGCCTATACGTAAGCCAAGACCTTACAAAGCCAGACTAGAACCTGTTGAACCACTCATAACCGGGACTAGAGTACTAGACCTGATGTTCCCAGTAGCAAAAGGAGGTAAGGCAGCAGTGCCCGGAGGATTTGGGAGCGGCAAGACAGTACTTATGCATACCTTGACTAAATGGAGTAGAACTCAAGTTAATATATTCGTGGGGTGTGGTGAGAGAGGTAATGAGATGGCTGACGCACTACATAGCTTCAGGAAACTCAGTGATCCAGCATCAGGCAGGCCTCTCTCAGAGAAAGCTGTGTTCATAGCTAACACTTCTAACATGCCCGTAGCCGCTAGAGAGACTAGCGTCTTTTTAGGGGTGACTATTGGCGAGTATTTCAGGGATATGGGGTATGACGTACTCATGGTAGCTGACTCGACTTCTAGGTGGGCTGAGGCAATGAGAGAAATAAGTGCGAGACTTGAAGAAATGCCTGGAGATGAGGGGTTCCCCGCCTACCTAGGTTCGCGACTCGCGGAATTTTACGAGAGGTCTGGCAGAGTAGTTACTCTAGGTAATCCGAGCAGAGTAGGATCTCTAACTATCTTAGGGGCTGTGTCTCCCCCAGGAGCAGACTTCAGCGAGCCAGTCACTACCAACACGCTCAGATACATTGGTGCTCTATTAGCTCTTGATGTGTCGCTAGCTAACAGGAGGCACTTCCCAGCAATTAACTGGTTACTTAGTTACTCTCAGTACGTGGAGACTGTTGCTAGGTGGTGGGAACGCGATTTCAAGAACTGGCTGAAATTACGTTATGAGGCTTTGAAGATACTTCAGAGAGAGTCTGAGTTGATGGAGTTAGTTAGGTTGGTAGGTCCTGAAGCTCTTCCAGACCCTGATAAGTTGCTTCTAGATGTGGCTAAGATGATTAGAGAAGACTTCCTGCAGCAAAGTGCTTACCACCCGATAGACGCCTACAGCTCGCCTGAGAAGACTGTCCTTATGCTAGATGTCATCATTAAGTTCTATGAGGAAGCATCGAAAGCTTTAAGTGAGGGGGTGCCCCTCAGCAAGATCAGGGAAGCCCCTGTAATCTCACGCATAGCTAGAATGAAGGAAGTACGTAATGAAGAATTCAGGAAAGTCTACGAAGACTTAATCAAAAACATAAACGATTATTTCGGGAAACTCCGAGTAGGTGGGTCAAGTGGTTCTTAG
- a CDS encoding NTPase — protein sequence MKFFISGPPGVGKTTVFLRVIELLKNDGLKIGGFICPEVRRGGQRVGFKIIDLMSGDEGWLAKICDSGGPRVGRYCVDVEDAVTIGVNAIEKALENAELIAIDEIGPMELSVPQLKSAIYYVLKSNKILLAVIHWKLKESLLKLVSNQWELFPVSVSNRDRIHETLYFKIRASLY from the coding sequence ATGAAGTTCTTTATTAGTGGTCCTCCAGGCGTTGGTAAAACTACCGTATTTCTTAGAGTTATTGAGTTGCTAAAGAATGACGGTTTGAAGATAGGTGGTTTTATCTGTCCTGAGGTTCGGAGAGGTGGTCAGAGAGTAGGCTTCAAAATAATTGACTTAATGAGTGGTGATGAGGGTTGGTTAGCCAAAATATGTGATAGTGGGGGGCCACGTGTCGGGAGATACTGTGTTGATGTTGAGGATGCAGTAACTATAGGAGTCAACGCGATCGAGAAAGCTCTAGAGAATGCTGAGTTGATAGCTATAGATGAAATAGGTCCTATGGAATTATCAGTACCTCAACTTAAGTCAGCTATCTACTACGTCTTAAAAAGTAATAAAATTCTACTAGCCGTCATCCACTGGAAGTTAAAAGAGAGCTTACTTAAACTAGTAAGTAATCAGTGGGAATTATTTCCTGTGTCGGTCTCAAACAGAGACCGGATTCATGAGACTCTATACTTTAAGATACGGGCTTCACTATATTAG
- a CDS encoding V-type ATPase 116kDa subunit family protein: protein MALIVSTPERLHYVRLLIPKDLSSKATNVLQSLGVIHVETSGELSEEDREKLRIYAEKVRSFSSLVDTVENYYKFTIVDLKKEVSLEDLDRTVDELYLKLSKVHQEIENLVNNKKKLTDEISECLKQIKVLEIIKREVGEDLKVFELSFTGEALFSVVALGKSQDMEPLITSIPKDVIFKFGLVEDEMIIFVVGVSSAWKEVQELLSRARAEIIVFPKQDITISNYLNYLSKHVEELRATLAKIDQELEKILRDNLELLALAKVINDIVKSKLDFLLSAASGEYLLAIEGWVPEESIKAVENKLSSEISTYLIVKVSSDKKPPSKLRNPRPLKPFELLTKFYGLPSPGEWDPTPILTYSFLVFFGLMMADAVYGLVLLLLVKYVLDKSGFVDNPYSPGYSSLKKMLLTLSISATVFGVLSNTFAGYSVGLERGRIVLVVASNGGGGLINVPTLINLADPMFFLVLALVIGLIHINIGHVLSVVVGFKARDLGRVLSGVGLIISEIFGIPYVLHEFLHYELLPLSGEAYTYILYASLIGVLVMIVGTVKSLGGVGLFMWIFNITGLLGDVLSYSRLAGLGIATYVMAVNFNKLSFSIYEYFSRLAPVVGAVLGLVVMLAVAVFMNMFNLVFGAIGGFVHSMRLCFVEFLPKWYDGNGREFMPFTLKIEKHVTLGKIR from the coding sequence ATGGCACTCATAGTGTCTACTCCTGAGAGACTCCACTACGTCAGGTTGCTAATCCCTAAAGACTTGAGTAGTAAGGCCACTAACGTACTTCAAAGTTTAGGTGTTATTCACGTAGAGACTTCAGGAGAGTTAAGTGAGGAAGACAGAGAGAAGCTCAGGATCTATGCTGAGAAGGTACGGTCTTTCTCAAGTCTAGTAGATACTGTCGAGAACTACTATAAGTTCACTATAGTAGACCTCAAAAAAGAAGTTAGTCTTGAGGATTTAGATAGGACGGTAGATGAGCTCTACCTCAAACTGAGTAAGGTACATCAAGAAATCGAGAACTTAGTTAATAATAAGAAGAAACTAACTGATGAGATCAGTGAGTGTCTAAAACAAATTAAGGTATTGGAGATAATCAAGCGTGAAGTCGGTGAGGACCTGAAAGTTTTCGAGCTTTCGTTTACTGGGGAAGCGCTCTTCTCTGTTGTGGCGTTAGGTAAGTCTCAAGACATGGAGCCGCTTATTACCTCAATACCTAAAGACGTAATATTCAAGTTTGGCCTAGTAGAGGACGAGATGATAATTTTTGTAGTTGGCGTTTCTAGCGCTTGGAAAGAAGTTCAGGAGTTGCTTAGTAGGGCTAGAGCAGAAATTATAGTATTTCCTAAGCAAGACATCACGATATCTAACTACTTAAACTACTTGAGCAAACACGTAGAAGAACTTAGAGCTACTTTAGCAAAGATAGACCAAGAACTAGAGAAAATCTTGAGAGATAACCTAGAGTTACTCGCCCTAGCTAAGGTAATCAACGACATAGTTAAGTCTAAACTTGATTTCCTCCTCAGTGCCGCTAGCGGGGAGTACTTGTTAGCCATAGAAGGGTGGGTTCCAGAAGAGTCTATCAAGGCGGTAGAAAACAAGCTAAGCAGTGAAATAAGTACTTATTTAATAGTTAAGGTTTCGTCAGACAAGAAGCCTCCCTCGAAATTAAGGAATCCAAGACCGCTCAAGCCTTTCGAACTCTTAACAAAGTTTTACGGCTTGCCATCACCTGGTGAGTGGGACCCTACCCCGATCCTCACATACTCTTTCTTAGTATTTTTTGGGTTGATGATGGCTGACGCTGTCTACGGCTTAGTACTTCTTCTGCTAGTTAAGTATGTCTTGGATAAGAGCGGGTTCGTAGATAATCCCTACTCACCCGGCTACTCTTCATTAAAGAAGATGTTGCTAACGTTGAGTATCTCGGCCACAGTCTTCGGCGTGTTATCAAACACTTTCGCAGGATACTCAGTAGGTTTAGAAAGAGGACGTATTGTGTTGGTCGTTGCTAGTAACGGGGGCGGTGGGCTAATTAACGTGCCAACTCTAATTAATTTAGCAGACCCCATGTTTTTCCTAGTTTTAGCGCTAGTTATCGGCCTTATACACATAAACATAGGACATGTTCTCTCAGTTGTTGTAGGTTTTAAAGCGAGAGATTTAGGTAGAGTCTTGAGTGGGGTCGGCTTAATAATCTCAGAGATTTTCGGCATACCATATGTTTTGCATGAATTCCTCCACTACGAGTTGTTGCCCTTGAGTGGAGAAGCATATACTTATATTCTTTACGCATCACTAATCGGAGTATTAGTAATGATAGTAGGGACTGTCAAATCTTTAGGTGGTGTGGGCCTCTTCATGTGGATATTCAACATCACTGGCTTGTTAGGAGACGTCCTATCGTATTCTAGACTAGCTGGGTTAGGTATAGCTACTTACGTAATGGCTGTCAACTTCAATAAGCTATCTTTCAGCATCTACGAATATTTCTCGAGGTTAGCGCCTGTCGTAGGTGCTGTCTTGGGCTTGGTGGTGATGCTGGCTGTCGCAGTATTCATGAATATGTTCAACCTGGTTTTCGGAGCTATAGGAGGCTTTGTCCATTCTATGAGGTTGTGCTTCGTTGAATTCCTTCCTAAGTGGTATGACGGAAACGGGAGGGAATTCATGCCATTTACTTTGAAGATAGAAAAACACGTTACTTTAGGTAAGATCAGATAG
- a CDS encoding geranylgeranylglyceryl/heptaprenylglyceryl phosphate synthase — translation MSGRRFWVDSYLRNKLNSGEKIHFTLLDPDKISDSSKVDKIAETTVSEGTDAFLIGGSIGVSERDVDEVVVSLKKWGLPVILFPGNVSGISKHADAILFMSLLNSDDPYFIIGAQVLGAPLVAKYELEVLPTGYVIVGYGGAAGYVGRARPVPYDKPELGVAYVLAARFLGMKYVYLEAGSGAPEPIPPKFLRKASAVKGDSVLIVGGGIRTYEHAKEAINSGADIVVTGTAIEENAEKAREIIRAVKKK, via the coding sequence GTGAGTGGACGTAGGTTCTGGGTTGACTCGTATCTCAGAAATAAGCTTAACTCGGGAGAGAAGATACACTTTACTCTACTAGATCCTGACAAAATAAGTGACTCGAGTAAGGTTGATAAGATAGCTGAGACGACAGTCTCTGAAGGTACTGACGCGTTCTTGATAGGCGGCTCGATAGGAGTCTCGGAAAGAGACGTAGATGAGGTAGTAGTTAGCTTGAAGAAGTGGGGGTTGCCAGTAATACTGTTTCCAGGTAACGTCTCAGGAATCTCGAAGCATGCTGACGCCATACTCTTCATGTCACTCTTAAACTCAGACGACCCCTACTTCATCATAGGAGCTCAAGTACTTGGGGCGCCGCTCGTAGCTAAGTACGAGCTGGAAGTCCTCCCTACAGGATACGTGATAGTCGGGTACGGAGGCGCAGCGGGTTACGTTGGGAGAGCGAGACCAGTCCCCTACGACAAGCCAGAACTTGGTGTGGCATACGTCTTGGCAGCTAGGTTCTTAGGTATGAAGTACGTGTATCTGGAAGCAGGTTCAGGAGCTCCAGAACCTATACCACCCAAGTTCTTGAGGAAAGCTTCAGCGGTTAAGGGAGACTCCGTGCTGATAGTTGGTGGTGGAATAAGGACCTACGAACACGCTAAAGAAGCTATTAATTCGGGTGCTGATATAGTAGTGACTGGCACCGCAATAGAAGAGAATGCCGAGAAAGCCAGAGAAATCATAAGAGCTGTTAAGAAGAAATAG
- a CDS encoding PINc/VapC family ATPase encodes MREVGVETYVPDASVITNGVLKMIVVEGKIRGTLVILRELIDYFESLAKSNRSLGILGLDEMRFVRIACSSRGIPVEVLSSSRRAEDIDALVRWYALETGATLITSSKTQQLASEALGVKVFYVEPPRSRLITLEKFFDEKTMSVHLKEGAPPYAKQGRPGKWRLVQLSENPLSREEIEAIADEILEVARTDPEAIIEIERPNSIIIQLNQYRIIIARPPMSDGWEITAVKPLVRPKLEDYVLPEKLMKRLEEKAEGILIAGAPGMGKTTFAQALADYYRRKNKVVKTIESPRDMHLPPEVTQYSKTYATSDELHDILLLSRPDYTVFDELRTDNDFKLYVDLRLAGIGMIGVIHATSPIDALQRFIGRIDLGMIPSVIDTVLFLEEGEVRKVYDVSMSVKLPTGLKEADLARPVVEVRDFLSGQLEYEMYTFGEQTVVVPVKQAVGGDFEAIVRKAILSLLPSAEITFDGSIVTVVVPKEEARSTRKLKRRLANIERKYGVIISLRII; translated from the coding sequence GTGAGAGAAGTTGGGGTAGAGACTTACGTGCCTGACGCTAGCGTAATAACTAACGGAGTACTTAAAATGATTGTAGTAGAGGGCAAGATTAGAGGCACTCTAGTCATTCTCAGGGAACTCATAGATTATTTCGAGTCTCTAGCTAAGAGTAATAGGTCGCTCGGCATACTAGGACTTGATGAAATGAGGTTTGTTAGAATAGCATGTAGTTCTAGGGGGATACCAGTCGAGGTCCTCTCCAGCAGTAGGAGAGCTGAAGATATAGACGCTCTAGTTAGGTGGTATGCTCTAGAGACTGGCGCAACTTTAATAACTTCATCAAAGACTCAGCAACTAGCTAGCGAGGCTCTCGGAGTGAAAGTTTTTTACGTGGAGCCGCCTAGAAGTCGCTTGATAACGCTTGAGAAGTTCTTTGACGAGAAGACTATGTCCGTACATTTGAAGGAAGGAGCACCCCCCTACGCCAAGCAGGGAAGACCTGGTAAGTGGAGACTCGTTCAGCTCTCAGAGAACCCATTAAGTAGAGAAGAAATAGAAGCAATAGCTGATGAGATTCTTGAAGTGGCTCGCACAGACCCTGAAGCCATTATAGAGATCGAGAGACCTAACTCAATAATAATACAGTTGAATCAATACAGAATAATAATAGCGAGACCTCCGATGAGTGATGGGTGGGAAATAACTGCGGTAAAGCCTCTTGTGAGGCCTAAGCTGGAAGACTACGTCCTCCCAGAAAAACTCATGAAGAGACTTGAGGAGAAGGCCGAGGGCATATTAATAGCTGGTGCTCCGGGGATGGGTAAGACCACATTCGCTCAAGCTCTCGCGGACTACTACAGAAGGAAGAACAAGGTCGTCAAGACTATTGAGTCTCCTAGAGACATGCACCTACCTCCTGAAGTCACTCAATATTCTAAAACGTACGCTACTTCTGATGAACTTCACGACATACTTCTCCTCTCGAGACCCGACTACACAGTATTTGATGAGTTGCGGACGGATAACGATTTCAAGCTATATGTTGATTTAAGGCTCGCCGGGATAGGCATGATCGGAGTGATCCACGCAACATCACCTATTGACGCATTACAGAGGTTCATCGGGAGGATAGATTTAGGTATGATACCTTCAGTCATTGATACAGTGCTTTTCCTAGAGGAGGGTGAGGTGCGTAAGGTATATGATGTCAGCATGAGTGTTAAGTTGCCGACAGGTCTTAAGGAAGCAGACCTCGCAAGACCTGTAGTTGAAGTTAGAGACTTCTTAAGTGGGCAACTCGAGTACGAGATGTATACCTTCGGCGAGCAAACTGTCGTAGTTCCAGTCAAGCAGGCGGTAGGGGGTGACTTCGAGGCTATAGTTAGGAAAGCAATATTATCGCTTCTCCCCTCAGCCGAGATAACTTTTGACGGCAGTATAGTCACGGTGGTAGTACCTAAAGAAGAAGCTAGGTCAACGAGAAAGCTGAAGAGAAGATTAGCAAATATTGAGAGGAAGTACGGAGTAATAATCTCTCTCAGAATAATTTAA
- a CDS encoding Lrp/AsnC family transcriptional regulator, producing MKIELERRILEIVKQRSKSGVIQSELWSLLGVDNREGSRAVLSLVRKGLIRREQILYKGRKTYVLKYVPEKLEEINFKISLNPVIRLPCFTCKELYRCGTGGFFNPYKCNLLTHFLQSSST from the coding sequence ATGAAGATAGAGCTGGAACGCCGCATACTCGAGATAGTTAAGCAGCGAAGTAAGAGTGGTGTTATTCAGAGTGAGTTATGGTCTCTTCTAGGAGTTGATAATAGAGAAGGCTCGCGAGCAGTCCTTAGCTTAGTTCGTAAAGGGTTGATAAGAAGAGAACAAATACTCTATAAAGGCAGAAAAACATACGTGCTCAAGTACGTACCAGAGAAGCTAGAAGAGATAAATTTCAAGATTAGTTTAAATCCTGTCATTAGATTACCGTGCTTCACGTGTAAAGAATTATATAGATGCGGTACTGGAGGCTTCTTCAATCCATACAAGTGTAATCTGCTAACTCATTTCTTACAGAGCTCTTCCACATGA
- a CDS encoding V-type ATP synthase subunit E family protein, with product MSLEALRAEILKKARAKADAIIKSAEEEAKKILDEAMKEYSRKYELAREAELRELRDELSKKLSEKNLEVSTRLLNLKNELIKELREEILSKIREMSDAERKKSLKKLITECLNELHVAQKINVCVVEKDIPLIKDVLRELGIEDRVKEIKILSPESVGGVLVESEDGSLGLDNTYVTRLERLLSLVYKKLNDEVFGG from the coding sequence ATGAGCTTAGAAGCGTTACGCGCAGAAATCCTGAAGAAAGCCAGAGCCAAAGCAGACGCCATAATAAAGAGTGCTGAAGAAGAAGCTAAGAAGATACTAGATGAAGCTATGAAAGAGTATTCGAGGAAGTATGAGTTAGCAAGAGAAGCTGAGTTGAGGGAATTAAGAGACGAACTCTCAAAGAAACTGAGTGAGAAAAACTTAGAAGTAAGCACGAGACTTCTGAACTTGAAGAATGAGCTAATCAAAGAATTAAGAGAGGAAATCTTAAGCAAGATAAGAGAGATGAGTGACGCGGAGAGAAAAAAATCTCTTAAGAAATTAATTACTGAGTGTCTTAACGAGCTACACGTAGCACAGAAGATAAATGTGTGCGTTGTTGAGAAAGATATTCCGTTAATTAAGGACGTGTTAAGGGAACTAGGTATTGAAGACAGGGTTAAAGAGATAAAGATTCTTTCTCCAGAAAGTGTGGGTGGTGTGTTGGTAGAGTCGGAAGACGGGTCTTTAGGTCTAGACAACACCTACGTTACTAGACTTGAAAGACTACTCTCTCTCGTTTATAAGAAATTAAACGACGAGGTTTTCGGAGGTTAG
- a CDS encoding V-type ATP synthase subunit F — MSRLPSKKDVVVVGDLSFINGFKLAGVRRFVEVSDAEDITELKKRLGESLARLYEDPSVGVVIIQYRFRDLVADKVQKVREEPLVVFVPSSKEVSKIDVREYYLRMIKSYLGISIEV, encoded by the coding sequence ATGAGTCGATTACCGAGTAAGAAAGACGTAGTAGTTGTTGGTGACTTAAGCTTCATTAACGGTTTTAAGTTAGCTGGTGTTAGGAGGTTTGTCGAGGTTTCTGATGCTGAAGACATTACTGAGCTTAAGAAGAGGTTGGGTGAGTCGCTAGCGAGACTGTATGAGGACCCTTCTGTTGGTGTTGTAATAATACAGTATAGGTTTAGAGATTTAGTAGCTGATAAGGTGCAGAAGGTGAGGGAGGAGCCTCTAGTAGTGTTCGTACCCAGTTCTAAGGAAGTTTCTAAGATAGACGTAAGAGAATATTACTTACGTATGATCAAGTCTTATTTAGGTATTAGCATTGAGGTGTGA
- a CDS encoding ATPase, with protein MSLSPQAVASLGLALGVVGGVIGSSVGIGRAASAGLSVISEDPGSFKQVLILSSLPMTQTFYGFIFALLGLTSVLPGIPEVTWLKAGAFLGIGAFVMVAELFSAWYQGVICMSGIIELPKAGGRMLVPSLILAAYVEMLGILGMVLGYLLTTLVAGLPI; from the coding sequence GTGTCTTTGAGTCCTCAAGCTGTAGCGTCTCTCGGGCTTGCTCTAGGGGTTGTAGGAGGTGTTATAGGGTCTTCAGTAGGTATAGGTAGAGCTGCTTCAGCAGGACTTTCCGTCATATCTGAGGATCCAGGCAGTTTTAAGCAAGTACTCATACTCTCTTCTTTGCCCATGACTCAGACATTCTATGGGTTCATATTCGCTTTGCTAGGACTTACTTCTGTTCTACCAGGGATTCCTGAAGTGACTTGGCTTAAGGCAGGCGCGTTCTTAGGTATAGGAGCTTTCGTCATGGTTGCAGAGTTATTCTCGGCGTGGTATCAAGGTGTGATATGTATGTCTGGTATTATTGAGTTGCCTAAAGCCGGTGGCAGGATGCTAGTCCCGTCACTAATACTTGCTGCTTATGTTGAAATGCTCGGCATATTAGGAATGGTCCTCGGATACCTACTAACGACGTTAGTTGCTGGCTTACCAATCTAA
- a CDS encoding helix-turn-helix domain-containing protein, which yields MMESRARSKEVLKRLYEGVNNVLNRVSFRYEVINFPIKYRERSIDIVANSREHGTLIIRVKDLMHVNKNEAQDLIKSSLALDAIPFVVSEAPEVYENIVIEREGVYLVNLKTFQNMYSGGEDLIALYKRGELFVRVDSEVFSKKRTELKHTLTSLSSLLNISRKTLETYEKRGGNITIETAEKLASVLGEKVVKSISVQDLREEFVSRAFREQQGLVSSSAVHIKNNIKKLFDVDESKIYEIRRSAPDYIIKDKETLITVDVTRSRGYSMREILIKTGECVKFSKITETGVRIVTDDAEKAKIIRDSFSAIEKKDLEVIKV from the coding sequence ATGATGGAGTCTAGGGCGAGAAGTAAGGAGGTGCTTAAGAGACTCTACGAGGGAGTCAATAACGTATTGAATAGAGTTAGTTTTAGGTATGAAGTCATTAATTTCCCTATCAAGTATCGAGAGAGGTCTATAGATATAGTCGCTAATAGCAGAGAACACGGGACCCTCATAATCAGAGTTAAAGACTTAATGCACGTAAATAAGAATGAAGCTCAAGACTTAATTAAGTCTTCCCTAGCATTGGATGCCATACCTTTCGTAGTCTCAGAAGCTCCAGAAGTTTACGAGAATATAGTGATTGAGAGAGAGGGAGTCTACTTGGTTAACTTGAAGACCTTCCAAAACATGTACTCGGGTGGAGAAGACTTGATAGCCTTATATAAGAGAGGAGAGTTGTTCGTTAGAGTTGATAGTGAGGTCTTCTCTAAGAAGAGGACGGAACTAAAACACACTCTGACGTCGCTCTCGTCATTATTAAACATATCTAGGAAGACCCTAGAAACTTACGAGAAGAGAGGAGGTAACATAACTATAGAGACGGCAGAGAAACTAGCCTCAGTACTTGGTGAGAAAGTCGTGAAGTCTATATCTGTGCAAGACTTGAGAGAAGAGTTTGTTAGTAGGGCTTTTAGAGAACAGCAAGGACTTGTCAGCAGTAGTGCAGTACACATAAAAAACAACATTAAGAAGTTGTTCGATGTGGATGAAAGCAAGATCTACGAGATAAGGCGATCAGCACCAGACTACATAATCAAAGATAAGGAAACCCTCATAACGGTGGATGTGACGAGATCTCGCGGCTATAGTATGAGAGAGATACTCATAAAGACTGGCGAATGCGTTAAGTTCTCTAAGATTACGGAAACCGGGGTCAGAATAGTCACGGATGACGCTGAGAAAGCTAAGATAATAAGAGATAGCTTCTCAGCTATTGAGAAGAAAGACCTGGAAGTAATTAAGGTTTAA